Proteins from a single region of Plasmodium gaboni strain SY75 chromosome 2, whole genome shotgun sequence:
- a CDS encoding putative pre-mRNA-processing protein 45: MTDFLRNIPKPKKKAYDDENELHDFKENSSNSLKKKEEIKKKNQCYEYLKRRHLRITCNEDFQGGGAYPEIHMNQYPNNIGLKSDNKNNIVLKYLDENNNVKYDNLINEQIHIYNNEIDKIEPNERINKLRKKKIISDTKDREEKYNEPIYKPDNDEENEIIENTKRNIENILNEKLNKSIVNKKEEKYYRYIPQNKLNNNLEERIIKVVEKETDPLDVSKFKHKKLPNIKNSPDYPILRSPTRKLNKEEESDWKIPPCVSNWKNNKGYNIPLDKRIQSDNKKLNHVLVNENFAHLSEYLYVAEKKAREEIQIRNSVMKQKKLKEKEEKENVLKNLAIQARKEKGLANSSLINDRKREIEREYKIEKNLKKMKNYENRYVEEQIALNKVNVSKNNNIHDISLFNINEQNNVTTTQDDDTYQIYDTALFNNNNNANIYKFSSERLRKNVQKIETRESMEPVKFMKDISDPFGLDSLLSQAKKK, encoded by the exons ATGACTGATTTTTTAAg GAATATTCCTAAACCTAAAAAGAAGGCatatgatgatgaaaacGAGTTGCATgattttaaagaaaatagTAGTAActctttaaaaaaaaaagaagaaataaaaaaaaagaaccaatgctatgaatatttaaaaagaagACATTTAAGAATTACATGTAATGAAGATTTCCAAGGAGGAGGAGCATATCCTGAAATTCATATGAATCAATATCCTAATAATATAGGATTAAAaagtgataataaaaataacattgttttaaaatatcttgatgaaaataataatgtaaaatatgataatttaattaatgaacaaatacatatatataataatgagaTAGATAAAATTGAACCTAATgaaagaataaataaattaagaaaaaaaaaaattatatcaGATACAAAAGATagagaagaaaaatataacgAACCTATTTATAAACCTgataatgatgaagaaaatgaaattattgaaaatacaaaaagaaatattgaaaatattttaaatgaaaaattaaataaaagtattgttaataaaaaagaagaaaaatattatagatatataccacaaaataaattaaataataatctagaagaaagaattattaaagTTGTTGAAAAAGAAACAGATCCATTAGATGTATCTAAAtttaaacataaaaaattaccaaatataaaaaactCACCAGATTATCCTATCCTTAGATCACCTACAAGgaaattaaataaagaagaagaaaGTGATTGGAAAATACCACCTTGTGTTTCTAATTggaaaaataataaaggaTATAATATTCCATTAGATAAAAGAATACAaagtgataataaaaaattaaatcaTGTACTAGTCAATGAAAATTTTGCTCACCTAAGTGAATATTTATACGTTGCTGAAAAAAAAGCTAGAGAAGAAATACAAATACGTAATAGTGTTATGAAAcagaaaaaattaaaagaaaaagaagaaaaagaaaacgTACTCAAAAATCTTGCTATACAAGcaagaaaagaaaaaggTCTTGCTAATAGCTCACTCATTAATGATAGAAAGAGAGAAATCGAAAgagaatataaaatagaaaaaaatcttaaaaaaatgaaaaattatgaaaatagATATGTAGAAGAACAAATAGCTCTTAATAAAGTTAATGTtagtaaaaataataatatacatgATATTAGcttatttaatattaatgaacaaaataatgTTACAACAACACAAGATGATGATACTTATCAAATTTATGATACAGCCCTTttcaataataataataatgctaatatatataaattctCAAGTGAAAGGTTAAGAAAAAATGTTCAAAAAATTGAAACAAGAGAATCTATGGAACCTGTCAAATTTATGAAAGACATATCCGACCCATTCGGTCTCGACAGTTTATTATCCCaagcaaaaaaaaaataa
- a CDS encoding 40S ribosomal protein S30 → MGKVHGSLARAGKVKNQTPKVPKLDKKKRLTGRAKKRQLYNRRFSDNGGRKKGPNSKA, encoded by the exons atgg gAAAGGTACATGGATCATTAGCAAGAGCTGGTAAAGTTAAAAACCAGACCCCTAAAGTCCCAAAGTTAGATAAGAAAAAACGTTTAACAGGAAGAGCTAAAAAAAGGCAACTTTATAACAGAAGATTTTCAGATAATGGAGGTAGAAAAAAAGGACCTAATTCAAAAGCTTAA
- a CDS encoding hypothetical protein (conserved Plasmodium protein, unknown function) gives MIGKFLKIKRGIYNICHIAYVYKKPPYKNSLNVLFHKKTQNYHCSEKRNDNKKENINKQINNQINEKDDLLWNIFMFDRNISFFSVSFYVLLCATLTLHFYNNYYTKNKTTELDKAKEREQRNLIEVQQKRNQRGGI, from the coding sequence ATGATAGGTaagtttttaaaaattaaaagaggaatatataatatttgtcACATTGCttatgtttataaaaaacCTCCTTATAAAAATTCCTTAAATGTACTCtttcataaaaaaacacaaaattatcattgtagcgaaaaaagaaatgacaataaaaaagagaatataaacaaacaaataaataatcaaataaatgaaaaagatgATTTATTGtggaatatatttatgtttgatagaaatatatcctttttttcTGTAAGCTTCTATGTTCTCTTATGTGCAACATTAACTTTACacttttataataattactATACGAAAAATAAAACTACTGAACTTGATAAAGCAAAAGAAAGAGAGCAAAGAAACTTAATTGAAGTacaacaaaaaagaaatcaAAGGGGGGGTATATAG
- a CDS encoding putative ribosome associated membrane protein RAMP4 (transcript variant 1; alternatively spliced): protein MDNIQDYFKKLKEKSFYKSIKKAQKKYKSNILNKMPSNRKITQKVEAFDSNVTKRGNVPPSLVKKGRKHPVGPILLVVFIFVVIGSVIVQMLSIIQKSKIF, encoded by the exons ATGGATAACATACAAgattattttaaaaaactTAAGGAAAAAAGTTTTTATAAGTCGATTAAAAAAGCgcaaaaaaaatacaaaagtaatatattaaataag ATGCCAAGTAACAGGAAAATAACACAAAAGGTTGAAGCCTTTGATAGTAACGTTACAAAGAGAGGCAATGTCCCTCCTTCTTTGGtaaaaaaaggaagaaaGCATCCAGTAGGACCTATACTTCTTGTTGTCTTCATTTTTGTTGTTATAGGATCAg TTATCGTTCAAATGTTGAGCATTATACAAAAGTCTAAAATTTTCTGA
- a CDS encoding putative ribosome associated membrane protein RAMP4 (transcript variant 2; alternatively spliced), with protein sequence MPSNRKITQKVEAFDSNVTKRGNVPPSLVKKGRKHPVGPILLVVFIFVVIGSVIVQMLSIIQKSKIF encoded by the exons ATGCCAAGTAACAGGAAAATAACACAAAAGGTTGAAGCCTTTGATAGTAACGTTACAAAGAGAGGCAATGTCCCTCCTTCTTTGGtaaaaaaaggaagaaaGCATCCAGTAGGACCTATACTTCTTGTTGTCTTCATTTTTGTTGTTATAGGATCAg TTATCGTTCAAATGTTGAGCATTATACAAAAGTCTAAAATTTTCTGA
- a CDS encoding putative pseudouridine synthase, with protein MICSKLSLLRYVHLVYYFLIISFCFYNNIYCFNVNLTKTNEEANIIRLNKLISMKRNISRRKSDEFIKDGKVKINNKIITNPGTHVHIGKDSLRICDKKIKLTNILNMIKQNSTKLHKWIVLHKPKGLLCTSNDEKNRKSIYTLLPEEMLQKYRLVTVGRLDRNTSGVLLLTNDYAWVNKLTHPKYQRIRTYRVHIEGPVKMNALKELARGIYLEDDEKEQPKKKYNNKESSEKSKIDDKHKKKQSKMKKTNPAFIEILREEKIKIKEDNKKITVLNISIKEGRNRQIRKMFQQINQPVIKIKRTSFENITLKNIYFPKQYRELNQKEVNDLKLRNF; from the exons ATGATTTGTTCAAAATTATCTCTGTTGAGATATGTTCATTTAGtttattactttttaataatatcattttgtttttataataatatttattgttttaATGTAAACCTAACTAAAACAAATGAAGAAGCTAATATTATAAGACTTAACAAATTAATTTCCatgaaaagaaatatttcAAGAAGAAAATCAGATGAATTTATTAAAGATGGAAAAGTCAAAataaacaataaaataataacaaatCCAGGTACACATGTACATATAGGAAAAGATAGTTTACGCATATGCgacaaaaaaattaaattaacaaatattttaaatatgataaaacAAAATTCAACCAAATTACATAAATGGATAGTTTTACATAAACCAAAAGGATTATTATGTACATCcaatgatgaaaaaaatagaaaatcTATATACACACTTTTGCCTGAGGAAATGTTACAAAAGTATCGATTAGTAACAGTAG GGAGACTTGATAGGAACACCTCAGGAGTACTACTGCTTACCAACGATTATGCTTGGGTAAATAAATTAACTCACCCAAAATATCAAAGGATAAGAACATATAGAGTACATATTGAGGGTCCTGTTAAAATGAATGCCCTCAAAGAACTAGCCAGAGGTATCTATTTAgaagatgatgaaaaagaacaaccaaaaaagaaatataataacaagGAATCAAGTGAAAAATCAAAAATAGATGACaaacacaaaaaaaaacagtcaaaaatgaaaaaaacGAATCCAGCTTTTATTGAAATCCTTagagaagaaaaaataaaaataaaggaagacaacaaaaaaataactGTTCTAAATATAAGTATAAAAGAAGGAAGAAATAGACAAATCAGAAAAATGTTTCAACAAATTAATCAACCAgttattaaaattaaaagaacatcctttgaaaatattacactcaaaaatatatatttcccAAAACAATATAGGGAGTTAAATCAAAAAGAAGTCAATGATTTAAAGTTGagaaatttttaa